The Helicobacter mustelae genome has a segment encoding these proteins:
- a CDS encoding proline--tRNA ligase produces the protein MRFSKYFIPTLKENPKDAVLKSHQYLVRGGFIEQIGSGIYNFLPLGKKVLEKISQIIREEMNEAGALEMAAGFVVPSELWKQSGRYEKYGKELLRFKDRRENEFVLGPTCEEALTNLAKNLIKSYKSLPLNFYQIHLKFRDEVRPRFGLMRGREFIMKDAYSFHANFEDLDREFENMHQAYCRIFTRLGLDFRVVDADSGAIGGSGSKEFMVLADCGEDIIVVCENCDYAANIEAAKRKKKLSSIEAPRAEFAKFRTPDVKSIGELCEFFKIDAFYTLKAIVKKAILLKEDQIAEELVYFFIRGDDELEETKALNALNTQGANALELTDASSQDIKAAGLFEGFIGPYALRNITGAKWIIFDEELRDERDLICGANERDYHFVGVDLSTFEGLVYADLVNVQAGDVCTCCDGKLTHKKGIEVGHIFKLGTKYSQAMQAVFLDQNGKSQAFVMGCYGIGVSRLLPAILEQKSDALGCVWSSTTAPFKVVIIPSNKKNPSEVEFSQRLYENLLQRGVDVLLDDRDERFGFKMKDFELIGFEFAIVVGKELEGGRVEIFEREGMQKQVVSADITQICARF, from the coding sequence ATGCGTTTCTCAAAATATTTCATCCCCACCCTCAAAGAAAATCCCAAAGACGCGGTATTAAAAAGTCATCAATATCTTGTGCGCGGGGGATTTATCGAGCAGATTGGGAGCGGGATTTATAATTTTTTGCCCCTAGGAAAAAAGGTGCTAGAAAAAATCTCTCAGATCATTAGAGAAGAGATGAATGAAGCGGGTGCATTAGAGATGGCAGCGGGGTTTGTTGTCCCCTCAGAGCTCTGGAAGCAATCAGGGCGCTATGAGAAATATGGCAAGGAATTGCTGCGCTTCAAAGATCGCAGGGAGAATGAATTTGTGCTAGGCCCCACCTGTGAGGAAGCCCTCACCAATCTTGCAAAAAATCTCATCAAAAGCTACAAAAGCCTGCCTCTAAATTTCTATCAGATTCATCTGAAATTCCGCGATGAGGTGCGTCCTAGATTTGGCCTCATGCGAGGAAGAGAGTTTATCATGAAGGATGCCTATAGCTTCCATGCAAATTTTGAGGACTTGGATAGGGAATTTGAAAATATGCACCAGGCATATTGCAGGATTTTTACACGCCTGGGGCTGGATTTTCGCGTGGTTGATGCAGATAGCGGAGCAATTGGCGGCAGTGGGAGCAAGGAATTCATGGTGCTAGCAGATTGTGGGGAGGATATTATTGTGGTATGTGAGAATTGTGATTATGCTGCAAATATCGAGGCGGCCAAGCGCAAAAAAAAGCTCTCTAGCATAGAGGCACCTAGGGCAGAGTTTGCAAAGTTCCGTACACCTGATGTTAAGAGCATTGGGGAGCTTTGTGAATTTTTTAAGATTGATGCGTTTTATACGCTCAAGGCCATCGTGAAAAAAGCCATCCTTTTAAAAGAGGATCAGATTGCTGAGGAATTGGTGTATTTTTTCATCAGAGGGGATGATGAATTGGAAGAGACCAAGGCCCTCAATGCCCTTAACACCCAGGGAGCCAATGCGCTTGAACTCACGGATGCAAGCTCTCAAGACATCAAAGCTGCGGGGCTTTTTGAGGGATTCATTGGGCCTTATGCATTGCGCAATATCACGGGTGCCAAATGGATTATTTTTGATGAGGAATTGCGCGATGAGAGGGATTTGATTTGTGGGGCAAATGAGAGAGATTATCATTTTGTGGGCGTGGATCTTAGCACCTTTGAGGGGTTGGTTTATGCGGATTTGGTGAATGTCCAAGCAGGGGATGTTTGTACTTGTTGTGATGGGAAGCTCACCCACAAAAAAGGCATTGAAGTGGGACATATTTTCAAATTAGGTACCAAATACTCCCAAGCAATGCAGGCGGTTTTTTTGGATCAAAATGGGAAATCTCAAGCCTTTGTGATGGGCTGCTATGGGATTGGTGTCTCTAGGTTGTTGCCTGCAATCTTGGAGCAAAAAAGCGATGCGCTTGGCTGTGTGTGGAGCAGTACCACTGCACCTTTTAAGGTGGTGATTATCCCCTCCAACAAAAAAAATCCCTCTGAGGTGGAGTTCTCCCAAAGGCTTTATGAAAATCTCCTCCAAAGGGGTGTGGATGTATTGCTAGATGATCGAGATGAGCGCTTTGGTTTTAAAATGAAGGATTTTGAGCTTATTGGTTTTGAATTTGCCATTGTCGTGGGGAAGGAGCTTGAGGGGGGAAGGGTGGAGATTTTTGAGCGAGAGGGTATGCAAAAGCAAGTCGTGAGTGCGGATATCACGCAGATTTGCGCGCGATTTTAG
- a CDS encoding NAD(P)-dependent alcohol dehydrogenase, giving the protein MKNLKDRIPAKGYAVFSKTDTFKPYSFSRHKMGPEDILIEILYAGICHSDVHSAKSEWKEGIYPMVPGHEIVGCVVAVGADVKKFKVGDFAGVGCMVNSCGECDACKKSQEQFCQRGQTVFTYDCLDCFHDNEPTYGGYSSNIVVSEKFGIQVPEHAPLEVVAPLLCAGITTYSPLKFSKVKPGDKVGVAGFGGLGSMAVKYAIKMGAEVSVFARNENKKKEAIEMGVKHFYTSTEGVRERFDFILSTIPTPYDVDAYIGLLNFNGEMAIVGLPPRAQAPKIDTFNLVYHAGKKVYGSLIGGIAETQEMLDFSLEHKIYPEIEIIAANQINETYEKLTTGRAKFRYVIDMKTL; this is encoded by the coding sequence ATGAAAAATCTAAAGGATCGCATCCCAGCAAAGGGCTATGCGGTATTTTCCAAAACTGATACCTTTAAGCCCTATAGCTTTAGTAGACATAAAATGGGCCCAGAGGATATTTTGATTGAAATTCTCTATGCTGGAATTTGTCACAGTGATGTCCATAGCGCAAAAAGTGAATGGAAAGAAGGAATCTATCCCATGGTGCCAGGGCATGAGATCGTGGGGTGCGTGGTGGCCGTGGGAGCGGATGTCAAAAAGTTTAAAGTAGGAGATTTTGCAGGAGTGGGCTGCATGGTCAATAGCTGTGGGGAGTGTGATGCATGCAAAAAATCTCAAGAGCAGTTTTGCCAGAGGGGTCAGACGGTTTTTACTTATGATTGCTTGGATTGCTTTCATGATAATGAGCCTACTTATGGGGGCTATAGCAGCAATATCGTGGTGAGTGAAAAGTTTGGTATCCAAGTGCCAGAGCATGCGCCACTAGAGGTTGTTGCACCCTTGCTTTGTGCAGGCATCACTACATATTCACCGCTGAAATTCTCTAAAGTAAAACCAGGAGATAAGGTGGGGGTTGCGGGATTTGGGGGACTTGGTAGCATGGCTGTGAAATATGCCATTAAAATGGGTGCTGAGGTGAGTGTCTTTGCCAGAAATGAAAACAAGAAAAAAGAGGCCATAGAAATGGGTGTAAAGCATTTTTATACCAGCACAGAGGGGGTGAGGGAGCGATTTGATTTCATCCTCTCCACCATTCCTACGCCCTATGATGTAGATGCTTATATTGGCTTGTTAAATTTCAATGGAGAGATGGCCATCGTGGGCTTGCCACCAAGAGCACAGGCTCCAAAAATTGATACCTTTAATCTTGTCTATCATGCGGGAAAGAAGGTCTATGGCTCTTTGATTGGAGGGATTGCAGAAACCCAGGAGATGCTAGATTTTTCTTTGGAGCATAAAATTTATCCTGAGATTGAGATCATTGCAGCAAACCAAATCAATGAAACCTATGAGAAGCTTACGACAGGAAGGGCGAAATTCCGCTATGTCATCGACATGAAGACACTTTGA
- a CDS encoding shikimate dehydrogenase, which yields MKQFCVFGNPIAHSLSPLMHNHAFLHLREKIGFCGFYGRYLLRDPARLRQKFFDLSLSGANITLPLKESAFAQSDVVEGIGAKIGAVNTWVLKNQKIYGYNTDAPGFYQTIKDLSCERFLILGAGGSARAIATILQEKGKKVCILNRSATRLESLRSDFACVLPGELEDWAFDMVVNTTSASMQGVLPMEEELLAEIFSHASHAYELLYGMQTPFLQLADRLGLQCTDGREMLIAQGALAFELFCGRELKEAFPIMQEALL from the coding sequence ATGAAGCAGTTTTGTGTCTTTGGCAATCCCATTGCCCACTCCCTCTCTCCCTTGATGCACAATCATGCCTTCTTGCATTTGCGCGAAAAAATCGGCTTTTGTGGATTTTATGGTCGTTATCTGCTGAGGGATCCCGCACGGCTGCGCCAAAAATTTTTTGATCTCTCTTTAAGTGGTGCAAATATTACATTGCCCCTCAAAGAGAGTGCGTTTGCACAAAGTGATGTGGTGGAGGGGATTGGGGCAAAAATCGGCGCAGTCAATACCTGGGTGCTAAAAAATCAAAAGATTTATGGCTATAACACCGATGCGCCTGGATTTTATCAGACTATCAAGGATCTTTCTTGTGAGCGTTTTTTGATTCTTGGGGCAGGGGGTTCAGCAAGAGCCATTGCTACCATCCTTCAAGAAAAAGGCAAAAAAGTATGCATCCTCAATCGCAGTGCTACTCGCCTAGAGTCCCTGCGCAGTGATTTTGCTTGCGTTTTGCCAGGGGAGTTAGAGGATTGGGCCTTTGACATGGTGGTCAATACTACAAGCGCTAGCATGCAGGGAGTCTTGCCAATGGAGGAGGAATTATTAGCAGAGATTTTTTCCCATGCTTCCCATGCCTATGAGCTTTTGTATGGGATGCAGACTCCATTTTTGCAGTTAGCAGATCGCCTAGGCTTACAATGCACGGATGGCAGGGAGATGTTGATTGCCCAGGGTGCGCTTGCCTTTGAGCTTTTTTGTGGAAGGGAGTTAAAAGAAGCATTTCCAATTATGCAAGAAGCGTTGCTTTAG
- the holA gene encoding DNA polymerase III subunit delta — protein MYKKEFDALLAKSIPQAMLFYGDGFYVDFYTKKILQKMQDANITTLYFSDYQLDSVLDILGQGSLFGGNNVVVLKLDSKLSKKECQILLGCLKENPANALIINFLRSENKTLAQYGQDSRIFASNFQAENAIDVQFFAPSFSEGVGILKERSRELDIDIEDFLLQNLLQIQNGDIAIALGELQKYQIFEEKITLQDLQQLSYGLGSVDMEDFLESLFGREDYLQVYERLQEEGGDGMEVLGFLERYFFILFSFCAYIKSHGFYKAKEILGYQPPDFVAKQYANRAIKIKVKQFREIFEALADWRNAQFRGEKEADIRCLIKIKASL, from the coding sequence ATGTATAAAAAAGAATTTGATGCTCTGCTTGCTAAGTCCATCCCCCAGGCGATGCTCTTTTATGGGGATGGTTTTTATGTGGATTTTTATACAAAAAAAATCCTGCAAAAAATGCAGGATGCCAATATCACAACCCTGTATTTTTCTGATTATCAGCTAGATAGTGTCCTAGATATCTTGGGGCAGGGGAGTTTGTTTGGCGGGAATAATGTGGTGGTGTTGAAGCTAGATTCCAAACTTTCCAAAAAAGAATGTCAGATATTGCTTGGTTGTCTCAAAGAAAATCCAGCTAATGCCTTGATTATTAATTTTTTGCGCAGCGAGAATAAAACACTGGCCCAATATGGGCAGGATTCTAGGATTTTTGCATCCAATTTCCAAGCAGAAAATGCCATTGATGTGCAGTTTTTTGCTCCGAGTTTTAGTGAGGGGGTGGGGATATTAAAAGAGCGCTCAAGGGAGCTAGACATCGACATAGAGGATTTCTTGCTGCAAAATCTTTTGCAGATCCAAAATGGAGACATCGCCATCGCACTAGGGGAGTTGCAAAAATATCAAATTTTTGAAGAAAAAATTACCCTGCAAGATTTACAGCAGCTCTCCTATGGGCTAGGCAGTGTGGATATGGAGGATTTTTTAGAGAGTTTGTTTGGGCGAGAGGATTATTTACAAGTCTATGAAAGATTGCAAGAAGAGGGTGGGGATGGGATGGAGGTGCTGGGGTTTTTGGAGAGGTATTTTTTTATCTTGTTTTCTTTTTGTGCCTACATCAAAAGCCATGGATTTTACAAGGCTAAAGAGATTTTGGGTTACCAGCCTCCAGATTTTGTGGCAAAGCAATATGCCAATCGTGCTATTAAGATTAAAGTGAAGCAGTTTCGCGAAATTTTTGAGGCGTTGGCGGATTGGCGTAATGCGCAATTTCGCGGGGAAAAAGAGGCAGACATCCGCTGCTTAATAAAAATAAAAGCAAGTCTGTGA
- a CDS encoding RNB domain-containing ribonuclease: MEFFLQILFGCQKIPRIYKNLASHLQARGFLQHKEGCYKIAEGFIIGRVDFKRSLMMLQNLATGEQIPVLGKSPCHKGEIVLARLVCQKLGPRAKILEVLQPCGELLCYLDMHKGRIVGYKLFEDYKRPISLPISQKSLRQLPRHCVISLGLRAKKISQILGVLEDVALDEDLVLLHHNHPKHFSPDAIAYAQSFGKQVDKTLYPDFIDLTHLPFYTIDPASARDHDDAIYYDSRQRVLYVAIADVSAYVTPESVLDTEARQRGFSLYFPHKSYPMLPENLSANICSLKEGEDRLAFVWAIKFDKNSLPKESRLFEAVICNHQNLSYEQVDLLLEKKRHGIKANIARNIKSFFKVALKLQQNRIKKGFCFSSTEVILHLDEENRLASSVWVEESRSHQIIEEAMLLANIEAAKMLQNHGIFRTHQEIKEDRKQMLFFELKQMDYQIRGKNFHEQVRFIQSQALERGQKVEIDKMLIKAQNKAQYKEQKDSHFALGFEAYAHFTSPIRRYGDLFLHRLLKAILRQELPNQNYLLSQSQTICALLNEQEKKIARMEMDFRDRKFMHWAREHIGVVLGAMVVDENYPVLGVIEERIIGARVFLEDCVRVRKFDRIFVKIMAVDLSNAKIYANFQGMQNV, translated from the coding sequence ATGGAATTTTTCTTGCAAATTCTCTTTGGCTGCCAAAAGATTCCTAGGATTTACAAAAATCTTGCCAGTCATCTGCAGGCAAGAGGATTTTTGCAGCACAAGGAGGGTTGTTACAAGATTGCAGAGGGATTTATCATTGGGAGGGTGGATTTTAAGCGTTCTTTGATGATGTTGCAAAATCTCGCTACAGGGGAGCAAATCCCGGTGCTTGGTAAGAGTCCTTGCCACAAAGGAGAAATTGTGCTCGCAAGGCTGGTGTGTCAAAAATTAGGCCCACGTGCCAAGATTTTAGAAGTCCTGCAGCCCTGTGGGGAACTTTTGTGCTATTTAGACATGCACAAAGGAAGGATTGTGGGCTATAAGCTTTTTGAGGATTATAAGCGTCCTATTTCCCTGCCCATTTCTCAAAAATCCCTGCGCCAGCTGCCCCGCCACTGCGTGATTTCTCTAGGTTTGCGCGCCAAAAAAATCTCACAAATCCTAGGGGTGTTAGAGGATGTGGCATTGGATGAGGATTTGGTATTGCTCCACCACAATCATCCCAAACACTTCTCTCCAGATGCAATTGCCTATGCACAGAGTTTTGGCAAGCAGGTAGACAAGACGCTCTATCCTGATTTCATAGATTTGACGCATCTTCCCTTTTATACCATCGATCCAGCAAGTGCGCGCGATCATGATGATGCGATTTATTATGATAGCAGGCAGCGGGTTTTGTATGTGGCCATCGCTGATGTGAGCGCATATGTCACCCCAGAGAGTGTTCTAGACACAGAGGCGAGGCAAAGAGGTTTTAGCCTCTATTTCCCGCACAAAAGCTATCCCATGCTGCCAGAGAATTTGAGTGCGAATATCTGCTCGCTCAAAGAAGGAGAGGATCGCTTGGCATTTGTGTGGGCGATAAAATTTGACAAAAATTCCCTCCCCAAAGAAAGCAGGCTTTTTGAAGCAGTGATTTGCAATCATCAAAATCTCTCTTATGAGCAAGTGGATTTGCTTTTGGAGAAAAAAAGACATGGTATCAAAGCAAACATAGCAAGGAATATCAAAAGCTTTTTCAAGGTCGCTTTGAAATTGCAGCAAAATCGCATAAAAAAGGGATTTTGCTTCTCTAGCACAGAGGTGATTTTGCATTTGGATGAGGAAAATAGGCTTGCAAGCAGTGTATGGGTTGAAGAGAGCAGGAGTCATCAAATCATTGAAGAAGCTATGTTGCTTGCTAATATTGAGGCTGCAAAGATGCTGCAAAATCACGGGATTTTTCGAACTCATCAAGAGATTAAAGAAGATCGCAAGCAAATGCTATTTTTTGAGCTCAAGCAGATGGACTATCAAATAAGGGGGAAAAATTTCCATGAACAAGTGCGCTTCATCCAAAGCCAAGCCTTAGAGCGCGGGCAAAAAGTAGAGATTGACAAAATGCTCATCAAGGCTCAAAATAAAGCCCAGTATAAAGAGCAAAAAGATTCTCATTTTGCGCTGGGATTTGAGGCATATGCGCATTTTACCTCTCCCATTCGGCGCTATGGAGATTTGTTTTTGCATCGTTTACTAAAGGCAATTTTGCGCCAAGAGCTCCCTAACCAAAATTATCTGCTTTCTCAGAGTCAAACAATCTGTGCGCTACTCAATGAGCAGGAAAAAAAGATTGCCAGGATGGAGATGGATTTTAGGGATCGCAAATTCATGCATTGGGCAAGAGAGCATATTGGAGTGGTATTGGGCGCAATGGTGGTGGATGAAAATTATCCCGTACTTGGCGTGATAGAGGAGCGTATTATTGGGGCTAGGGTGTTTTTGGAGGATTGTGTGAGGGTTAGAAAATTCGATAGAATTTTTGTCAAAATCATGGCAGTAGATTTGAGTAATGCCAAGATTTATGCAAACTTTCAAGGAATGCAAAATGTATAA
- the hemA gene encoding glutamyl-tRNA reductase, whose amino-acid sequence MQYYALSFSYKKTPIVLREQIAILQNEFLAFGRAIKDEDLEEVVIVSTCNRTEFYCYTKNPASTKQKILSTLCAQKSLSLELLEESAESYQDIEAIHHLFCVASGLDSIVIGETQIVGQIKDAYRSFYEAGLCAKALTRLVHFAFRCAAKVRTHTEIAKNATSVASVAAREAVALGEGNHLEKRALIIGFGDIGRLCAKYLLGHGYEVMICNRSQEGVWNFLEKNPGQKEKIKFHPLQDLSDIINDFPFVFSATASPQTIIQKEMIIPSPKKRFFFDLALPRDIQTFVLENVKIYVIDDFDAIVRQNLASKKEGMYKAFEIVGIATMEFQKWLQNLDVEPLIKEIRQLAKQAAFKEIKKAIKKRYITPEQQYTIEKILHQAFNTFLHTPTQNLRESVHSQESDIILESVKSFFGICEEKMLLNTYKCEYDTATK is encoded by the coding sequence ATGCAGTATTATGCCTTGAGTTTTTCATACAAAAAAACCCCCATTGTGCTTAGAGAGCAGATTGCAATTCTTCAAAATGAATTTTTAGCATTTGGGAGAGCCATCAAAGATGAGGACTTGGAAGAAGTGGTGATTGTCTCTACTTGCAATCGCACAGAATTTTATTGCTATACCAAAAACCCCGCATCCACCAAGCAAAAAATCCTCTCCACTCTCTGTGCGCAAAAATCCTTGTCCCTAGAGCTTTTGGAGGAGAGTGCAGAGAGTTATCAGGATATTGAGGCGATTCATCATCTTTTTTGTGTAGCCAGTGGCCTAGATAGCATTGTGATTGGAGAGACACAAATTGTGGGACAAATTAAAGATGCTTATAGGAGTTTTTATGAGGCAGGATTGTGTGCCAAGGCATTGACACGCCTGGTGCATTTTGCTTTTCGCTGTGCTGCAAAGGTGCGCACTCACACAGAGATTGCCAAAAATGCCACTTCTGTGGCCTCTGTGGCAGCGCGTGAAGCAGTGGCTTTGGGAGAGGGGAATCATCTAGAAAAGCGCGCGCTCATTATCGGTTTTGGGGATATTGGCAGACTCTGTGCCAAATATTTATTGGGCCATGGTTATGAGGTAATGATTTGCAATAGAAGCCAGGAGGGGGTGTGGAATTTTTTGGAGAAGAATCCTGGGCAAAAAGAAAAAATCAAGTTCCATCCCCTGCAAGATCTAAGCGACATTATTAATGACTTCCCCTTTGTTTTTAGCGCCACTGCTTCTCCCCAAACCATCATCCAAAAAGAAATGATCATCCCATCACCAAAAAAACGCTTCTTTTTTGATCTGGCATTGCCCAGAGACATCCAGACTTTTGTGCTAGAAAATGTGAAAATTTATGTGATTGATGATTTTGATGCGATCGTACGCCAAAATCTTGCCAGCAAAAAAGAGGGCATGTATAAGGCCTTTGAGATTGTGGGGATTGCAACAATGGAATTTCAAAAATGGCTGCAAAATCTTGATGTCGAGCCTTTGATTAAAGAAATTCGCCAATTGGCCAAACAAGCAGCATTCAAGGAAATCAAAAAAGCCATCAAAAAAAGATACATCACCCCAGAACAGCAATATACCATCGAGAAAATCCTGCACCAGGCCTTCAATACCTTTTTGCATACTCCCACACAAAACCTGCGAGAGAGCGTGCACAGCCAGGAATCTGATATTATTTTAGAGTCTGTGAAGAGCTTTTTTGGCATTTGTGAGGAAAAAATGCTGCTTAACACCTATAAATGCGAGTATGACACTGCAACAAAATAG
- the rpsF gene encoding 30S ribosomal protein S6, with amino-acid sequence MRHYETMFILKPTLVEEEIASKIEFYKEAITKNGGSIQTTLDMGMRNLAYEIKKNKRGYYFVIYFQANPSLVLELERLYRINEDVLRFIVIKYESKKEQKAWHALVDRANKKPHASTSRPKSEEKTEEQAEHKSEEAAE; translated from the coding sequence ATGAGACATTATGAAACGATGTTCATTCTCAAACCCACTTTGGTGGAGGAAGAGATTGCATCAAAGATTGAATTTTATAAAGAAGCAATTACCAAAAATGGTGGTAGTATTCAAACTACTTTAGACATGGGGATGAGAAATCTTGCCTATGAGATCAAGAAAAACAAGAGGGGTTATTATTTTGTCATTTATTTCCAGGCAAATCCAAGTCTTGTGCTTGAACTTGAGAGGCTTTATCGCATTAATGAGGATGTTTTGCGCTTCATTGTAATCAAGTATGAGAGCAAAAAAGAGCAAAAGGCATGGCATGCGTTGGTGGATCGAGCAAATAAAAAACCTCATGCTTCAACCTCTAGGCCAAAATCTGAAGAGAAGACAGAAGAGCAAGCAGAGCACAAGTCTGAGGAAGCTGCAGAATAA
- a CDS encoding FxsA family protein has protein sequence MKVIKSFLWVYLILEILAMVYMSDRIGFMWAFVEVIVSACIGTLVLLNTKMGILEALNGLSAPQIDPSNFVRGNFAKVFGALLLILPGVLSDILGLVLLINAYFILRSKPRDFHKNQSQKDEIIDVEVEEAGERYEQTK, from the coding sequence ATGAAGGTTATCAAATCTTTTTTGTGGGTTTATTTGATTTTAGAGATCCTTGCTATGGTTTATATGAGCGATAGGATTGGCTTTATGTGGGCTTTTGTGGAAGTGATTGTGAGTGCGTGCATTGGCACTCTTGTATTGCTCAATACAAAAATGGGCATTCTTGAAGCTCTCAATGGACTCTCTGCCCCACAAATTGACCCTAGCAATTTTGTGCGCGGCAATTTTGCCAAAGTCTTTGGCGCACTCTTGCTGATTTTGCCAGGGGTGTTGAGCGATATTCTTGGGCTGGTTTTGCTCATCAATGCATACTTCATCCTGCGCTCCAAACCCAGGGATTTCCACAAAAACCAAAGCCAAAAAGATGAGATTATTGATGTGGAAGTGGAGGAAGCAGGGGAGAGATATGAGCAAACAAAATAG
- the purM gene encoding phosphoribosylformylglycinamidine cyclo-ligase, with product MAISYRDSGVNIDEGNAFVERIKGEVKKTFDANVVGNIGSFSGAYALPSGYQEPVMLAATDGVGTKLKLAIESGRVEGVGVDLVAMCVNDLICNFGTPAFFLDYYATGKLDKMEASKVLRGIVRGCQEAECALIGGETAEMPGMYQGKDFDLAGFAVGIAEKRDLNKNLTIQKNDILVALPSSGLHSNGYSLVRKILFEVLGKKFEDEIAGRALIDVLLEPTRIYVKTYKKIANSIRGLAHITGGGILENIPRILPQGLGGEIDKNAIQTPKIFELISSVMDEQEIYRVLNMGVGMVLVVAPKHLDFVLGHTDGYVIGQVVDSSEGINLR from the coding sequence ATGGCGATAAGTTACAGGGATTCTGGTGTCAATATTGATGAGGGCAATGCCTTTGTGGAGAGGATCAAGGGAGAGGTCAAAAAAACCTTTGATGCCAATGTAGTGGGAAACATCGGGTCTTTCTCTGGTGCCTATGCCCTTCCTAGCGGGTATCAAGAGCCGGTGATGCTAGCTGCCACTGATGGTGTGGGTACCAAGCTCAAACTTGCCATTGAGAGCGGGAGGGTTGAGGGCGTAGGGGTGGATCTTGTGGCTATGTGCGTGAATGATTTGATTTGTAATTTTGGCACCCCTGCATTTTTTTTGGATTATTATGCCACCGGGAAGCTGGATAAGATGGAAGCATCCAAGGTTTTGCGTGGCATAGTTAGGGGTTGTCAAGAGGCAGAATGCGCTTTGATTGGTGGGGAAACTGCAGAGATGCCTGGGATGTATCAGGGCAAGGATTTTGATCTGGCTGGATTTGCGGTGGGCATCGCAGAGAAACGCGACCTCAACAAAAATCTCACTATCCAAAAAAATGATATCCTCGTCGCACTTCCCAGCAGCGGCCTGCATAGCAATGGCTATTCTTTGGTGCGTAAGATTTTGTTTGAAGTTTTGGGTAAAAAGTTTGAGGATGAAATTGCTGGCAGGGCATTGATTGATGTTTTGCTAGAGCCTACAAGAATCTATGTCAAAACCTATAAAAAAATTGCAAATTCTATCCGTGGGCTAGCACATATCACTGGCGGGGGGATCTTGGAAAACATCCCACGGATTTTACCCCAGGGTTTGGGTGGAGAGATTGATAAAAATGCAATCCAAACCCCCAAGATTTTTGAACTCATTTCCTCTGTGATGGATGAGCAAGAAATTTATCGCGTGCTAAACATGGGCGTTGGCATGGTGCTTGTAGTCGCGCCAAAGCATCTTGATTTTGTGCTTGGGCACACTGATGGTTATGTGATTGGCCAGGTCGTGGATAGCAGCGAGGGCATAAATCTTAGATGA
- the hemC gene encoding hydroxymethylbilane synthase gives MSKQNRQIIIGTRGSALALWQAEYIAMRLKKELGIESRLQIVKTQGDRMLDVPLAKIGGKGLFTKELEKLLLQEKIDIAVHSLKDVPVEFVEGLDLACITKREDVRDCFLSVRYASILDLPPGARVGTTSLRRSMQLKILRKDLDTQSLRGNVQTRLKRLFDGEFDAIILAQAGLNRLGIDQQKVPFLKPFSTEELIPAMGQGALGIEAREGDGIFSLLQGLNDEATAICTNAERTFIRVLDGGCQVPIGVHAQCNNQDFVIHAILGLPDGSKVLRDSISGSTKDSILLAENLAERFLSQGALEILEQAKEMAFL, from the coding sequence ATGAGCAAACAAAATAGGCAAATCATCATCGGCACAAGGGGGAGTGCCCTAGCCCTCTGGCAGGCAGAGTATATCGCCATGCGCCTAAAAAAAGAGCTTGGCATAGAATCCAGGCTGCAGATTGTCAAGACCCAAGGAGATAGGATGCTAGATGTCCCACTTGCAAAAATTGGGGGCAAGGGATTGTTTACCAAGGAATTAGAAAAGCTGCTTTTGCAAGAAAAAATTGATATTGCTGTACACTCACTCAAAGACGTGCCTGTGGAATTTGTGGAGGGTTTGGATCTTGCCTGCATTACCAAGCGTGAAGATGTCAGGGATTGTTTTTTGAGTGTGCGTTATGCATCTATTTTGGACCTTCCTCCTGGTGCACGCGTGGGCACGACTTCCTTGCGTCGCTCGATGCAATTAAAAATCCTGCGCAAAGATCTAGACACACAGTCTTTGCGCGGCAATGTGCAAACACGCTTAAAAAGACTTTTTGATGGGGAATTTGATGCGATTATTTTGGCACAGGCTGGACTCAATCGTCTTGGGATTGATCAGCAAAAAGTGCCATTTCTAAAGCCCTTTAGCACAGAGGAGTTGATTCCTGCTATGGGGCAAGGAGCATTGGGGATTGAGGCTAGGGAGGGGGATGGGATTTTTTCACTTCTTCAGGGGCTCAATGATGAGGCCACTGCCATTTGCACAAACGCAGAGCGCACTTTCATCCGCGTGCTTGATGGAGGTTGTCAGGTGCCAATTGGTGTGCATGCGCAATGCAATAATCAAGATTTTGTAATCCATGCGATCTTGGGTTTGCCAGATGGCAGTAAGGTCCTAAGAGATTCCATCTCTGGCAGCACAAAAGATTCTATTTTGCTCGCAGAAAATCTCGCAGAGCGTTTCCTCTCTCAAGGGGCGCTAGAGATTTTAGAGCAGGCCAAGGAGATGGCATTTCTTTAA